Proteins encoded in a region of the Methylobacterium radiotolerans JCM 2831 genome:
- a CDS encoding SGNH/GDSL hydrolase family protein yields MGAHWIETAARHWRHGRIVGRRFAERRPGIRAALRAAAPDSVLLAGNSHAEFVGAPDLGGRPCINIAVGGSTAADCGRHLAALRVPVRCAAAVLIIGTNDIQRWRHPERARVADRFEADVGGILRRLEPWAARVFVAAIPPIGAGAAGRDPAAVAVFTARLAALCAAGGYAFIDPFAPWRSGAGGLAGPGLHRDGVHLADYAPLAAALARAVAADIGTIDARASAAVPPAPVRRTAPAAPLRVLRAAWIGRP; encoded by the coding sequence ATGGGCGCCCACTGGATCGAGACCGCGGCCCGGCATTGGCGGCACGGGCGGATCGTCGGGCGTCGCTTCGCCGAGCGGCGTCCCGGCATCCGCGCGGCGCTTCGGGCGGCCGCGCCCGACAGCGTGCTGCTCGCCGGCAATTCCCACGCGGAGTTCGTCGGCGCGCCGGATCTCGGCGGCCGGCCCTGCATCAACATCGCGGTCGGCGGCAGCACCGCGGCCGATTGCGGCCGTCATCTCGCGGCGCTGCGCGTCCCGGTCCGCTGCGCGGCCGCGGTGCTGATCATCGGCACCAACGATATCCAGCGCTGGCGGCATCCCGAGCGGGCCCGGGTGGCCGACCGGTTCGAGGCCGATGTCGGGGGCATCCTGCGCCGCCTGGAGCCCTGGGCCGCGCGGGTCTTCGTCGCCGCGATCCCGCCGATCGGTGCCGGGGCGGCCGGCCGGGATCCCGCCGCCGTCGCGGTCTTCACGGCACGCTTGGCCGCGCTCTGCGCCGCGGGGGGGTACGCCTTCATCGACCCGTTCGCGCCGTGGCGATCCGGCGCCGGCGGCCTCGCCGGACCGGGCCTCCACCGGGACGGCGTGCACTTGGCCGATTACGCGCCCCTGGCCGCGGCGCTCGCCCGCGCGGTGGCGGCCGATATCGGAACGATCGACGCGCGGGCGAGCGCCGCGGTCCCGCCCGCGCCCGTCCGCAGGACTGCCCCGGCCGCGCCCCTCCGGGTCCTGCGCGCGGCGTGGATCGGACGACCGTGA
- a CDS encoding 3-hydroxyacyl-CoA dehydrogenase, with amino-acid sequence MASEMIRDRVFVVTGAGSGLGEAAARGLAAAGARVVVADIAREAGARVAADLGARARFVETDVTREADGAAAVRTALDAFGHLHGLVNCAGIAPGEKVVGRDAPHRLETFARAVSVNLVGTFNMIRLAADAIAREAPDGAGARGVIVNTASIAAFDGQIGQAAYAASKGGVVSMTLPIARELARHGIRVVTIAPGIFETPMMAGLPQDVQDTLGQSVPFPPRLGRPSEYADLVRHICENPMLNGETIRLDGALRMPPR; translated from the coding sequence ATGGCCAGCGAGATGATCAGGGACCGGGTCTTCGTCGTCACGGGCGCGGGCTCGGGCCTCGGGGAGGCGGCGGCGCGGGGCCTCGCGGCGGCGGGGGCCCGGGTGGTCGTGGCCGACATCGCCCGGGAGGCCGGCGCCCGGGTGGCGGCGGATCTCGGGGCGCGGGCCCGCTTCGTCGAGACGGACGTCACCCGCGAGGCGGACGGCGCGGCGGCGGTGCGGACGGCGCTGGACGCGTTCGGGCACCTCCACGGGCTCGTGAACTGCGCCGGCATCGCGCCGGGGGAGAAGGTGGTCGGCCGCGACGCGCCGCACCGGCTCGAGACCTTCGCGCGGGCGGTCTCGGTCAACCTCGTCGGCACGTTCAACATGATCCGGCTGGCCGCCGACGCCATCGCCCGGGAGGCGCCGGACGGGGCGGGCGCCCGGGGCGTGATCGTGAACACCGCCTCGATCGCGGCCTTCGACGGCCAGATCGGGCAGGCCGCCTACGCGGCCTCGAAGGGCGGGGTGGTGTCCATGACCCTGCCGATCGCCCGGGAACTCGCCCGGCACGGCATCCGGGTGGTCACCATCGCGCCGGGCATCTTCGAGACGCCGATGATGGCGGGCCTGCCCCAGGACGTGCAGGACACGCTCGGCCAGAGCGTGCCGTTCCCGCCGCGCCTCGGCCGCCCGTCGGAATACGCCGACCTCGTCCGCCACATCTGCGAGAACCCGATGCTGAACGGCGAGACCATCCGGCTCGACGGGGCGCTGCGGATGCCGCCGCGCTGA
- a CDS encoding PepSY domain-containing protein, whose product MITRLTAAAGLLALSTGLALAQTPTATPAEPATKADSNMKEWQVAKVAKVGLAQALATAESQGDEKGGRAIDADFEKADSKDPAHYAIKVVYPSGKLVEYGINADTGALYKTENQPIERYFTRLKASDFQNAKTSLKDALAIAEQKAGGGKAYEAEVEKDGSTVQYEIKVAGADKEQEVKVGPDGKVLN is encoded by the coding sequence ATGATCACCCGTCTCACCGCCGCAGCCGGCCTCCTGGCCCTCTCCACCGGCCTCGCCCTGGCCCAGACGCCCACCGCGACGCCGGCCGAGCCCGCCACGAAGGCGGACAGCAACATGAAGGAGTGGCAGGTCGCCAAGGTCGCCAAGGTCGGCCTCGCCCAGGCCCTCGCCACCGCCGAGTCGCAGGGCGACGAGAAGGGCGGCCGCGCCATCGACGCCGATTTCGAGAAGGCCGACAGCAAGGATCCGGCCCACTACGCGATCAAGGTCGTTTACCCGAGCGGCAAGCTCGTCGAGTACGGCATCAACGCCGACACCGGCGCCCTCTACAAGACCGAGAACCAGCCGATCGAGCGCTACTTCACCCGGCTGAAGGCCTCCGACTTCCAGAACGCGAAGACCTCCCTGAAGGACGCACTCGCCATCGCCGAGCAGAAGGCCGGCGGCGGCAAGGCCTACGAGGCCGAGGTCGAGAAGGACGGCTCCACGGTCCAGTACGAGATCAAGGTCGCCGGCGCCGACAAGGAGCAGGAGGTCAAGGTCGGACCGGACGGCAAGGTCCTGAACTGA
- a CDS encoding LarC family nickel insertion protein produces the protein MHIHLDALGGVAGDMFAAALLDAFPEHQAGVSASVRAVDARIACAVRAHNDGILSGARFAVSAPGEVSGAVSGPAPHRHEHPAPHEHPHPHPHPHDHGHDHGHDHGQEHGQEHGHDRARAHDHGHRPWSEIRAALEAADLAPAVRAHALGIFGHLADAEARVHGIAVEAVAFHEVGAADSIADIVAAAHLIAALGTRSWSVSALPLGSGRVRTQHGPLPVPAPATTLLLAGFATLDDGIPGERVTPTGAAILRHLCGDDPGRGRPRGILGRTGIGFGTKVLPGLSNCLRALVLEENAAPGPGRRDLAVIAFEVDDQSGEDLATGLDRLRAEPGIVDVVQMPVIGKKGRMMARIQVLVRPESLEAAIAACFRETTTIGLRYHPVEGAMLERAARTVEHDGLSVRVKIVARPGGRTAKAEADDARGRAGHAARAALRREAERRALEQEQEER, from the coding sequence ATGCACATCCACCTCGACGCGCTCGGCGGCGTCGCCGGCGACATGTTCGCCGCCGCCCTGCTGGACGCCTTCCCCGAGCATCAGGCCGGCGTGTCCGCCAGCGTCCGGGCGGTCGACGCGCGCATCGCCTGCGCGGTCCGGGCCCACAATGACGGGATCCTCAGCGGCGCGCGCTTCGCCGTGTCGGCGCCCGGTGAGGTGTCCGGTGCGGTGTCCGGGCCCGCGCCGCACCGGCACGAACACCCCGCGCCCCACGAACACCCGCATCCTCACCCGCATCCCCACGATCACGGCCACGATCACGGCCACGATCACGGCCAAGAGCACGGCCAAGAGCACGGCCACGATCGGGCCCGCGCGCACGACCACGGCCACCGGCCCTGGTCGGAGATCCGCGCCGCGCTGGAGGCGGCGGACCTCGCGCCGGCGGTGCGGGCGCACGCGCTCGGCATTTTCGGGCATCTGGCCGACGCCGAGGCGCGGGTCCACGGCATCGCCGTGGAGGCGGTGGCGTTCCACGAGGTCGGCGCCGCCGACTCGATCGCCGACATCGTGGCCGCCGCCCACCTGATCGCCGCCCTGGGGACGCGCAGCTGGAGCGTCTCGGCCCTGCCGCTGGGCTCGGGCCGGGTGCGGACCCAGCACGGTCCCCTCCCCGTCCCGGCCCCCGCCACGACGCTGCTGCTGGCGGGTTTCGCGACCCTCGACGACGGGATCCCCGGCGAGCGCGTCACCCCCACCGGGGCGGCGATCCTGCGCCATCTCTGCGGCGACGATCCCGGGCGGGGCCGACCCCGGGGCATCCTCGGGCGCACCGGCATCGGCTTCGGCACCAAGGTCCTGCCGGGCCTGAGCAACTGCCTGCGTGCCCTCGTGCTGGAGGAGAACGCCGCCCCCGGCCCGGGCCGGCGGGATCTGGCGGTGATCGCCTTCGAGGTCGACGACCAGTCCGGCGAGGACCTCGCCACGGGCCTCGACCGGCTGCGCGCGGAGCCCGGCATCGTGGACGTCGTGCAGATGCCGGTGATCGGCAAGAAGGGCCGGATGATGGCCCGGATCCAGGTCCTGGTCCGCCCGGAGAGCCTGGAGGCGGCGATCGCGGCCTGCTTCCGGGAGACCACGACCATCGGCCTGCGTTACCACCCCGTGGAGGGCGCGATGCTCGAGCGCGCTGCCCGAACGGTCGAGCACGACGGTCTTTCCGTCCGCGTGAAGATCGTGGCCCGGCCGGGCGGGCGCACCGCCAAGGCCGAGGCCGACGACGCCCGCGGCCGTGCGGGCCACGCCGCGCGGGCCGCCCTGCGCCGCGAGGCCGAGCGGCGCGCGCTGGAACAGGAGCAGGAGGAGCGGTGA
- a CDS encoding aldo/keto reductase: MERRSFLQGAVLGAGLAGAGSAGAAVNAPALPGNRPQDPADLPFVTDPGERRGEMLYRSFGKTSEKISAIGMGGFHLGKSAVTDDEATRLIHAGIDRGITFMDNCWDYNDGRSELRMGAALAQGGYRDKVFLMSKMDGRTKEEAIKQIDQSLLRLRTDRIDLVQHHEILRYDDPDRVFAEGGAMEGFLEAKKQGKLRYIGFTGHKDPRIHLQMLEVAAERGFPFDSVQMPVNVMDAHFRSFSHLVLPYLVQNGIAPLAMKTFGDGVILKADAPIKPLEYLHFSLNLPVSVVITGIQNQRDLDQAFEAVKTFKPMDRAAVAELLSRSKPYALEGKYELFKTSATFDGTAKNAAWLGEDVASVKKLAPTME; encoded by the coding sequence ATGGAACGCCGCAGCTTCCTACAGGGCGCCGTGCTCGGCGCGGGCCTTGCGGGCGCCGGCAGCGCAGGAGCGGCCGTGAACGCCCCCGCGCTCCCTGGCAACCGCCCGCAGGACCCGGCCGACCTGCCCTTCGTCACCGATCCCGGCGAGCGCCGGGGCGAGATGCTCTACCGGTCGTTCGGGAAGACGTCGGAGAAGATCTCGGCGATCGGCATGGGCGGGTTCCATCTCGGCAAGAGCGCCGTGACGGACGACGAGGCGACCCGGCTGATCCATGCCGGGATCGACCGCGGCATCACCTTCATGGACAATTGCTGGGACTACAACGACGGGCGCTCCGAGCTCCGCATGGGCGCGGCGCTGGCCCAGGGCGGCTACCGCGACAAGGTCTTCCTGATGTCCAAGATGGACGGGCGGACCAAGGAGGAGGCGATCAAGCAGATCGACCAGTCGCTCCTGCGCCTGCGCACCGACCGGATCGACCTCGTCCAGCACCACGAGATCCTGCGCTACGACGATCCCGACCGGGTCTTCGCCGAGGGGGGCGCCATGGAGGGCTTCCTGGAGGCGAAGAAGCAGGGCAAGCTGCGCTACATCGGCTTCACCGGCCACAAGGACCCGCGCATCCACCTGCAGATGCTGGAGGTGGCGGCCGAGCGCGGCTTCCCCTTCGATTCCGTGCAGATGCCCGTCAACGTGATGGACGCGCATTTCCGCTCGTTCAGCCACCTCGTCCTGCCCTATCTCGTGCAGAACGGCATCGCGCCGCTCGCCATGAAGACCTTCGGCGACGGGGTGATCCTGAAGGCGGACGCGCCGATCAAGCCGCTCGAGTACCTGCACTTCTCGCTGAACCTGCCGGTCTCGGTGGTGATCACCGGCATCCAGAACCAGCGCGACCTCGACCAAGCCTTCGAGGCGGTGAAGACCTTCAAGCCGATGGACAGGGCGGCGGTGGCCGAGCTGCTGTCGCGCTCGAAGCCCTACGCGCTGGAGGGCAAGTACGAGCTGTTCAAGACGAGCGCCACCTTCGACGGCACGGCCAAGAACGCGGCGTGGCTCGGCGAGGATGTCGCGAGCGTGAAGAAGCTCGCGCCGACGATGGAGTAG
- the larB gene encoding nickel pincer cofactor biosynthesis protein LarB, with product MSVAEEFTLDFARSERIGLEEAIFCAGKSPEQIDAILEAARARGASLLLTRLDPEKRDRLDAAARLDYCPVSRTAVFGEPPRITGPARVAVVAAGTSDVPVAREALRVLAYAGRAASLFADVGVAGLWRLTSRIEEIRAHPVVIVAAGMDAALPSVVGGLVAGAVIAVPTSVGYGVAAGGRAALDAVLASCAPGITVVNIDNGYGAACAALRLLHAAGRLAEETER from the coding sequence GTGAGCGTCGCCGAAGAATTCACCCTCGATTTCGCCCGGTCCGAGCGGATCGGCCTGGAGGAGGCGATCTTCTGCGCCGGCAAGAGCCCGGAGCAGATCGACGCGATCCTGGAGGCCGCCCGGGCGCGGGGTGCCTCGCTCCTGCTCACCCGCCTCGACCCGGAGAAGCGCGACCGGCTCGATGCGGCGGCCCGGCTCGACTACTGCCCGGTCTCGCGCACGGCGGTGTTCGGCGAGCCGCCGCGGATCACCGGTCCCGCCCGGGTCGCCGTGGTAGCGGCCGGCACCTCGGACGTGCCCGTCGCCCGCGAGGCCCTGCGGGTGCTGGCCTATGCCGGCCGGGCGGCCTCGCTCTTCGCCGATGTCGGCGTCGCCGGCCTGTGGCGGCTGACCTCGCGGATCGAGGAGATCCGGGCGCATCCGGTGGTGATCGTCGCCGCCGGCATGGACGCGGCGTTGCCCAGCGTCGTCGGCGGCCTCGTGGCGGGCGCGGTGATCGCGGTGCCGACCTCCGTGGGCTACGGCGTCGCGGCGGGCGGGCGCGCCGCCCTCGACGCCGTGCTGGCGAGCTGCGCGCCGGGCATCACGGTGGTCAACATCGACAACGGCTACGGCGCCGCCTGCGCCGCCCTGCGCCTGCTCCACGCGGCAGGACGCCTCGCCGAGGAGACCGAACGATGA
- a CDS encoding adenine nucleotide alpha hydrolase, giving the protein MTRQHLESVLAGLGPVAVAVSGGVDSLTLATLAHRLAPGATLVVHAVSPAVPGEATARVRAEAAREGWDLRVIEAGEFADPAYRANPVNRCFFCKTNLYGAVRQVTDRQILSGANRDDLGEYRPGLDAAREHGVRHPYVEAGFDKASVRALARDLGLGAVAELPAAPCLSSRVETGIAIEPETLRFIHAVERLVGGALDAESGAKRAVRCRVRAEGVVVELDPGSLAALGTRDREKLGAGIRDIAPARLAGPVRFAPYRVGSAFLVQQGEGRA; this is encoded by the coding sequence GTGACGCGCCAGCATCTCGAATCGGTCCTCGCCGGGCTCGGGCCCGTGGCGGTGGCGGTGAGCGGCGGGGTCGACAGCCTGACGCTCGCCACCCTGGCCCACCGGCTGGCGCCGGGGGCGACGCTCGTGGTCCACGCGGTCTCGCCGGCCGTGCCCGGGGAGGCGACCGCGCGCGTCCGGGCCGAGGCCGCCCGCGAGGGCTGGGATCTGCGGGTGATCGAGGCCGGCGAGTTCGCCGACCCGGCCTACCGGGCGAACCCGGTCAACCGCTGCTTCTTCTGCAAGACCAATCTCTACGGCGCGGTCCGGCAGGTCACGGACCGGCAGATCCTGTCGGGGGCCAATCGCGACGACCTCGGCGAGTACCGCCCCGGCCTCGACGCGGCCCGGGAGCACGGGGTGCGCCATCCCTACGTGGAGGCGGGGTTCGACAAGGCGTCCGTCCGGGCGCTCGCCCGCGACCTCGGCCTCGGCGCGGTGGCGGAATTGCCGGCGGCGCCCTGCCTGTCGAGCCGGGTCGAGACCGGCATCGCGATCGAGCCGGAGACCTTGCGCTTCATCCACGCGGTCGAGCGGCTGGTCGGCGGGGCGCTCGACGCGGAGAGCGGCGCCAAGCGCGCGGTCCGCTGCCGGGTGCGCGCCGAGGGCGTGGTGGTGGAACTCGATCCCGGGAGCTTGGCGGCCCTCGGCACCCGGGATCGTGAGAAGCTCGGGGCGGGCATCCGGGACATCGCGCCGGCGCGTCTCGCCGGCCCGGTCCGGTTCGCGCCCTACCGGGTCGGCAGCGCCTTCCTAGTGCAGCAGGGGGAGGGCCGGGCGTGA
- a CDS encoding Crp/Fnr family transcriptional regulator, giving the protein MENPFVRKMERHVRLAPEDRAVLDGLGRLHVRHVAARQDIEGQQSDPYHTHLILDGWACRYKQFPDGRRAIVALLLPGDLCDPFVFRRARMDHAIGALTPVTVARIAPEQIGDAVRGRPAVEECLWRELLAATAIHREWIASVGRRSAIERLAHLFCELHLRLTRVGLADGTTLPMPVTQPDLADALGQTSVHINRTLKELRTGGLIALRSRRLTIRDLDGLRERGLFDPAYLQLS; this is encoded by the coding sequence GTGGAGAATCCGTTCGTACGGAAGATGGAGCGGCATGTCCGGCTCGCGCCGGAGGACCGCGCGGTGCTCGACGGGTTGGGGCGCCTGCATGTCCGCCACGTCGCGGCCCGGCAGGATATCGAGGGGCAGCAGAGCGACCCGTACCACACGCACCTGATCCTCGACGGCTGGGCCTGCCGGTACAAGCAGTTCCCGGACGGGCGGCGCGCGATCGTCGCGCTGCTCCTGCCGGGCGACCTGTGCGACCCGTTCGTGTTCCGCCGGGCGCGGATGGACCACGCCATCGGCGCGCTGACCCCCGTCACCGTCGCGCGGATCGCCCCGGAGCAGATCGGCGACGCGGTCCGCGGCCGGCCCGCGGTCGAGGAATGCCTGTGGCGGGAGTTGCTCGCCGCCACGGCGATCCACCGCGAGTGGATCGCCAGCGTCGGCCGTCGCTCGGCGATCGAGCGGCTGGCGCACCTGTTCTGCGAGCTCCACCTCCGTCTGACGCGCGTCGGCCTCGCGGACGGGACGACGCTGCCGATGCCGGTGACCCAGCCCGACCTCGCGGACGCCCTCGGCCAGACGAGCGTGCACATCAACCGCACCCTGAAGGAGCTGCGCACCGGCGGCCTCATCGCCCTGCGCAGCCGGCGCCTGACGATCCGCGACCTCGACGGGCTGCGGGAGCGCGGGCTGTTCGATCCCGCCTACCTGCAGCTCTCCTGA
- a CDS encoding xanthine dehydrogenase family protein molybdopterin-binding subunit, with amino-acid sequence MDARAGETDGRLGQSHVRVEGPDKVTGRARYSSDLTGPESGTAHAALVTSTVARGRITGFDLAAAERVPGVLRIFTHRDFAGAVAPVKHLMAGGYANSSHRPLDSDAVAYAGQIVALVVAETLEAAEAAAGAVTVAYAAEPAAGGFDAPGAETVRLADLKPHHEDIARGDAEAGLAGAAIRVEARYATPVQHHNPIELFTTRAAWDGDRLTVHEPTRYVGAVQHGLAAQLGLDPAQVRVVAGLIGGHFGSKFALSQHTALVALAAKRLDRPVSLVPSRRQCFTIANYRPESRHTIRLGADRTGRFTALVHEAETVTSRFDPFVMEGAEVTASLYACPNIRTAERAVRVDRNTPGPMRAPPEVPFLFALESAVDEMAVALGMDPIALRRINDTAVDPVSGKPFSTRPLMACFAAGARAFGWSRRVPRPGSMRDGPWRVGLGCAASVRPVKIAAATMRVRLDPDGSAEVACAHHEIGNGITTLLALGAADGLGVPVERVTVRLGDTDLPAAGISGGSSTTTSLMSALALGCGQIRQVVAQAATGQGGRLAGRDPGTLRLVGGRLVAPEGTGIPLAEAVGSEGVETVAAFVPEGSDRETALKGLRGGHIGLSLGGAGKAVSWGFGAQFAEVHVHAETGEIRVARLTGAFAAGRILNPLTAKSQLTGGMIWGLGSALLEETVVDGAAYRNPDLAEYLVPTAADAPEVEALLVPDPDDRVDALGLKGLGELGIIGVNAAIANAVHHATGRRIRSLPIRLEDVA; translated from the coding sequence ATGGACGCGCGCGCAGGGGAAACCGACGGCCGTCTCGGCCAGTCCCACGTCCGGGTCGAGGGCCCCGACAAGGTCACCGGCCGGGCCCGCTACAGCTCCGACCTCACGGGGCCGGAATCCGGCACGGCCCACGCGGCCCTGGTGACCAGCACGGTCGCCAGGGGCCGCATCACCGGGTTCGACCTCGCGGCGGCCGAGCGGGTGCCGGGCGTCCTGCGCATCTTCACCCACCGGGATTTCGCGGGCGCGGTGGCGCCGGTGAAGCACCTGATGGCCGGCGGCTACGCCAACAGCTCGCACCGGCCGCTGGATTCCGACGCCGTCGCCTATGCCGGCCAGATCGTGGCGCTGGTCGTCGCCGAGACTCTGGAGGCCGCCGAGGCGGCGGCCGGCGCGGTCACGGTCGCCTACGCGGCCGAGCCCGCCGCCGGCGGCTTCGACGCGCCCGGCGCCGAGACCGTGCGCCTCGCCGACCTGAAACCCCACCACGAGGACATCGCCCGGGGCGACGCCGAGGCCGGCTTGGCCGGCGCGGCCATCCGGGTCGAGGCGCGCTACGCGACGCCGGTCCAGCACCACAACCCGATCGAGCTGTTCACCACCCGGGCCGCCTGGGACGGCGACCGGCTCACCGTGCACGAGCCGACCCGCTACGTCGGCGCCGTCCAGCACGGGCTCGCGGCGCAGCTCGGGCTCGATCCCGCGCAGGTGCGGGTGGTGGCGGGCCTGATCGGCGGCCATTTCGGCTCGAAATTCGCCCTGTCGCAGCACACCGCGCTGGTTGCGCTCGCGGCCAAGCGCCTCGACCGGCCGGTCTCCCTGGTGCCGAGCCGGCGACAGTGCTTCACCATCGCCAATTACCGGCCGGAATCGCGCCACACCATCCGCCTCGGCGCCGACCGGACGGGCCGCTTCACCGCCCTGGTGCACGAGGCCGAGACCGTGACGTCGCGCTTCGATCCCTTCGTCATGGAGGGTGCGGAGGTGACGGCGAGCCTCTACGCCTGCCCGAACATCCGCACCGCGGAGCGGGCCGTGCGGGTCGACCGCAACACGCCCGGGCCGATGCGGGCGCCCCCGGAGGTGCCGTTCCTGTTCGCCCTGGAGAGCGCCGTCGACGAGATGGCGGTCGCGCTCGGCATGGATCCGATCGCGCTGCGCCGGATCAACGACACGGCGGTCGATCCGGTCTCGGGAAAGCCGTTCTCGACCCGGCCGCTGATGGCCTGCTTCGCGGCGGGCGCGCGGGCCTTCGGCTGGTCGCGCCGGGTGCCGCGCCCGGGCTCGATGCGCGACGGACCCTGGCGGGTGGGGCTCGGCTGCGCCGCCTCGGTGCGGCCGGTGAAGATCGCCGCCGCGACCATGCGGGTCCGGCTGGACCCGGACGGCTCCGCGGAGGTCGCCTGCGCGCACCACGAGATCGGCAACGGCATCACCACGCTGCTCGCCCTGGGCGCGGCGGACGGGCTCGGCGTGCCGGTGGAGCGGGTGACGGTCCGGCTCGGCGACACGGACCTGCCGGCGGCCGGCATCTCGGGCGGGTCGAGCACGACCACCAGCCTCATGAGCGCGCTGGCGCTCGGCTGCGGGCAGATCCGACAGGTTGTGGCGCAGGCCGCGACCGGGCAGGGGGGCCGCCTCGCCGGCCGGGATCCGGGCACCCTGCGCCTCGTGGGTGGCCGGCTCGTCGCCCCGGAGGGGACCGGGATCCCGCTCGCGGAGGCCGTCGGTTCAGAGGGCGTCGAGACCGTCGCGGCCTTCGTGCCGGAGGGCAGCGACCGGGAGACGGCGCTCAAGGGCCTGCGCGGCGGCCATATCGGGCTCAGCCTGGGCGGCGCGGGGAAGGCGGTGTCCTGGGGCTTCGGGGCGCAGTTCGCGGAGGTCCACGTCCACGCCGAGACCGGGGAGATCCGGGTCGCCCGGCTCACCGGCGCCTTCGCGGCGGGGCGGATCCTCAACCCGCTGACCGCGAAGAGCCAGCTCACGGGCGGGATGATCTGGGGGCTCGGCTCGGCGCTGCTCGAGGAGACGGTGGTGGACGGCGCCGCCTACCGCAATCCGGATCTGGCCGAGTACCTCGTCCCCACCGCGGCGGACGCGCCGGAGGTCGAGGCGCTGCTGGTGCCCGATCCCGACGACCGGGTGGACGCGCTGGGGCTGAAGGGCCTGGGCGAGCTCGGCATCATCGGGGTGAACGCGGCCATCGCCAACGCCGTCCACCACGCCACCGGCCGCCGGATCCGCAGCCTGCCGATCCGGCTGGAAGACGTGGCGTGA
- a CDS encoding GNAT family N-acetyltransferase — MQEREPTFDALRDAHVAALTGSLIDGLEHGPGGAGYVWSRSIPDPTLNFAFGVRRPDQFAWAGAAALGRARAPAFLARDDGEIALLRALFEPAILYPASWMVARGLPAPAPAGSAVTVQATPAPGPDFERVFAHLSDAPAVRTHLRRYYIPALRAARGRPGLAALHLVLRDAAGPAACASLYLRGETAGLYNVSTRADRQRRGLGTAVTVAALREARARGATQVFLQCPAGGRIEALYARVGFRTACAPTLLCTTSP, encoded by the coding sequence ATGCAGGAGCGCGAACCGACCTTCGACGCCCTGCGCGACGCCCATGTGGCGGCGCTCACCGGCTCCCTGATCGACGGCCTCGAGCACGGCCCCGGCGGGGCCGGCTACGTCTGGTCGCGCAGCATCCCGGACCCGACCCTGAACTTCGCCTTCGGGGTCCGCCGTCCCGACCAGTTCGCCTGGGCGGGCGCGGCGGCCCTCGGACGCGCCCGGGCGCCGGCCTTCCTGGCCCGGGACGACGGGGAGATCGCGCTGCTGCGCGCCCTGTTCGAGCCCGCGATCCTCTACCCGGCGAGCTGGATGGTGGCGCGGGGGCTCCCGGCGCCGGCCCCGGCCGGCAGCGCCGTCACCGTGCAGGCGACGCCCGCGCCGGGGCCGGATTTCGAGCGGGTCTTCGCCCACCTGTCCGACGCGCCGGCCGTGCGGACGCATCTGCGCCGCTACTACATCCCGGCGCTGCGCGCGGCCCGGGGCCGGCCCGGCCTCGCGGCGCTGCACCTCGTCCTGCGCGACGCCGCCGGGCCGGCGGCCTGCGCCAGCCTCTACCTGCGCGGCGAGACCGCCGGGCTGTACAATGTCAGCACGCGGGCCGACCGGCAGCGCCGCGGCCTCGGCACCGCCGTGACGGTCGCGGCCCTGCGCGAGGCGCGGGCGCGGGGGGCCACCCAGGTCTTCCTGCAGTGCCCGGCCGGCGGCAGGATCGAGGCGCTCTACGCCCGGGTGGGCTTCCGGACGGCCTGCGCGCCGACCCTGCTGTGCACGACCTCGCCCTGA